One Rubripirellula reticaptiva genomic region harbors:
- a CDS encoding ABC transporter permease subunit, with protein sequence MINRILVRKYIGQSLLLFAACGLALFAFAWVRVWVVCLLDMGQFTTILEQFRDFEKYAPIEFDALFTYPGRVGMTYDEPIVILCTVIWCISRGSDVISGELGRGTLEMLLAQPIRRRTLLLSHATVSVVGLAMLCLLVWAGIAVGVMATTVTESVSPPSFRIPIFNLDIPLTVDKPVTQTMPLSDRVDVEAYAASTFHLFAFGFFLLGLSTMFSALDRYRWRTVGAVVGIYVIQLVMFGLGKAAESLSWLLSLSFFSCYKPQKMTSLVSKHGSSGPWSLTETVPDGALPPLVYPLILIGLGMLFYAFAIHHFGRRDLPAPL encoded by the coding sequence TTGATCAATCGCATTTTGGTTCGCAAGTACATCGGACAATCGCTGCTGTTGTTCGCCGCGTGTGGGTTGGCGTTGTTTGCGTTCGCGTGGGTGCGTGTTTGGGTCGTGTGTTTGCTGGACATGGGCCAGTTCACGACGATATTGGAACAGTTCCGAGACTTCGAAAAATACGCACCGATCGAGTTTGACGCATTGTTCACGTATCCCGGCCGAGTCGGGATGACGTACGATGAGCCGATCGTGATTTTGTGTACCGTGATCTGGTGTATTTCCCGAGGCAGCGATGTCATTAGCGGCGAACTTGGTCGCGGCACGCTGGAGATGTTGTTGGCCCAGCCGATCCGGCGACGCACCTTGTTGCTCTCCCATGCGACCGTATCAGTCGTTGGATTGGCGATGTTGTGTTTGCTGGTTTGGGCTGGCATCGCTGTGGGCGTGATGGCGACAACCGTGACCGAGTCTGTGTCGCCGCCATCGTTTCGGATTCCGATCTTCAATCTGGACATTCCGTTGACTGTTGACAAACCGGTCACACAAACAATGCCGCTGAGTGATCGCGTTGACGTGGAAGCTTATGCGGCGTCAACGTTTCACTTGTTCGCGTTTGGCTTCTTTCTACTCGGTCTGTCGACGATGTTCAGCGCGCTGGATCGATACCGTTGGCGCACTGTCGGCGCGGTGGTCGGCATCTACGTGATCCAGTTGGTGATGTTTGGGCTGGGCAAAGCGGCCGAGTCACTCAGTTGGTTGCTGTCGCTTAGCTTTTTCAGTTGCTACAAGCCTCAGAAAATGACGTCGCTCGTTTCAAAGCATGGCTCGTCGGGGCCATGGAGTTTGACGGAAACGGTACCGGACGGCGCATTGCCGCCTCTGGTCTATCCCCTGATCTTGATCGGCCTAGGGATGCTGTTCTATGCATTCGCAATCCACCACTTCGGCCGACGAGACTTACCGGCACCGCTGTAG
- a CDS encoding NupC/NupG family nucleoside CNT transporter yields MQARLTCILGLFVFVLLAWIISTDRKRFPIRVVVGGLALQLTLAFLVLKTETGRWFFVKIGEAFEKVMETVAAGSGFLFSARGDETLLTTFAFGVLPTVIFFSSLMSILYHIGIMQRLVWAMAWVMRFSLGTSGAETLSAAANVFVGHTEAPLVVRPYLATMTRSELCAMMTGGFATVTGGLLGVYAGMGIDISHLLTASIISAPAALLIAKVMVPETEPEKVSAEMKLASVGSHVNLIGAAVEGASDGLKLALNVGAMLIAFLALLALVDVILGYGCSFVGLVDADNVPRITLGVILGYVCWPLAWLLGIPAAECMEAGRLIGLKTVANEFIAYDALGKLSAGEGGQISLRTETVLTYALAGFSNFGAIGIQVGGIGGLEPSRKDDLARLGLRAMFGGLLACCMTGAIAGLLL; encoded by the coding sequence ATGCAAGCTCGACTGACCTGCATCCTCGGATTGTTTGTGTTCGTCCTTTTGGCCTGGATCATCAGCACCGATCGCAAGCGATTTCCCATCCGCGTCGTTGTCGGCGGATTGGCGTTGCAGTTGACACTGGCGTTCTTGGTTTTGAAAACGGAAACCGGACGATGGTTCTTTGTCAAAATTGGCGAAGCATTTGAGAAGGTGATGGAGACGGTTGCCGCGGGCAGCGGGTTCTTGTTCTCGGCCCGTGGTGACGAAACGCTTTTGACGACGTTTGCGTTCGGCGTTTTGCCAACCGTCATTTTCTTTTCGTCGCTGATGAGCATTCTATATCACATCGGAATCATGCAACGATTGGTGTGGGCGATGGCATGGGTGATGCGTTTCTCGCTTGGCACCAGCGGTGCCGAAACGCTTTCCGCGGCAGCCAATGTTTTTGTTGGGCACACCGAGGCGCCGCTTGTCGTGCGACCTTACTTGGCCACGATGACGCGAAGCGAATTGTGCGCGATGATGACCGGCGGCTTTGCAACCGTCACGGGCGGTTTGCTTGGCGTGTACGCAGGCATGGGCATCGACATCTCGCACTTATTGACCGCGTCGATTATCAGCGCGCCGGCAGCGCTGTTGATCGCAAAAGTGATGGTGCCGGAAACCGAGCCTGAAAAGGTTTCTGCTGAAATGAAGCTTGCCAGCGTTGGAAGTCACGTCAACTTGATCGGCGCAGCGGTCGAAGGTGCTAGCGACGGTTTGAAGTTGGCGCTGAACGTCGGCGCGATGTTGATCGCGTTCTTGGCGCTGTTGGCGTTGGTCGATGTGATCTTGGGTTATGGTTGTTCGTTCGTCGGGCTGGTCGACGCTGACAACGTTCCGCGAATCACGTTGGGAGTGATTTTGGGTTACGTTTGTTGGCCGCTGGCTTGGTTGCTTGGTATCCCGGCGGCCGAGTGCATGGAAGCCGGTCGTTTGATCGGACTGAAAACAGTCGCCAACGAATTTATCGCCTATGACGCGTTGGGGAAACTCAGTGCCGGCGAAGGCGGGCAAATTAGCTTGCGAACCGAGACGGTGTTGACGTACGCGCTGGCCGGTTTCAGCAACTTCGGAGCGATCGGAATCCAAGTCGGCGGCATCGGCGGGCTGGAACCATCGCGGAAAGACGACCTAGCAAGGCTGGGCCTGCGAGCCATGTTCGGCGGACTGCTCGCGTGCTGCATGACGGGTGCGATCGCCGGACTGCTGCTTTAA
- the larC gene encoding nickel pincer cofactor biosynthesis protein LarC, whose protein sequence is MPRIAYFDCLSGISGDMTLGALVDLGADVTAIEAAVRSMGLPELSITAEIVKKCGFRAIHVKVGHPDEHAHRHLHHIHEMIDRATEVDETAKDLAKKIFQEVAVAEAKVHNSTLEKVHFHEVGAVDSIADIVGTAVAFGILGIERVAASPVPTGTGHITIAHGRVSVPAPATADILRGVPIAPSDIEAELTTPTGAAILKATSESFGAMPGMTIQSIGYGAGTRDLPGQANVLRVLLGELTENHGGIAGVEADRAVVLETNIDDSTAEQLADCAERLLAAGALDVFQTPCTMKKGRAGIVFSVIAPPSRVGLIEQIIFQHTSSIGIRRHSVDRHKLIRRSETIETKYGPVRGKVMTLPSGQTRLTIEDDDARALASANQTTTTEIRREATQVWMQS, encoded by the coding sequence ATGCCTCGAATCGCCTACTTTGATTGTCTCTCGGGTATCAGCGGCGACATGACTCTGGGGGCTTTGGTGGACCTGGGGGCCGACGTTACGGCGATCGAAGCCGCTGTCCGGTCGATGGGACTGCCGGAGCTGTCGATTACGGCCGAAATCGTTAAGAAATGCGGTTTTCGGGCGATTCATGTCAAAGTTGGCCACCCGGACGAACACGCCCACCGGCACCTGCACCACATCCACGAGATGATTGACCGAGCCACCGAGGTGGACGAGACCGCGAAAGATCTGGCGAAAAAGATTTTTCAAGAAGTCGCCGTCGCCGAAGCGAAAGTCCACAACTCGACGCTCGAAAAAGTTCACTTTCACGAGGTCGGCGCGGTCGATTCGATCGCTGATATCGTCGGAACGGCAGTCGCCTTTGGGATTTTGGGCATCGAGCGGGTAGCCGCGTCGCCGGTCCCGACCGGCACCGGCCACATCACGATCGCTCACGGCCGAGTGTCGGTACCGGCACCAGCGACGGCGGACATCCTGCGAGGAGTCCCGATCGCGCCATCGGACATCGAAGCCGAACTAACAACGCCGACGGGTGCCGCAATCCTGAAAGCCACTTCCGAATCATTTGGCGCTATGCCGGGCATGACGATCCAGTCGATCGGCTATGGCGCGGGAACTCGCGACTTGCCGGGCCAGGCGAATGTCTTGAGAGTGCTGCTAGGTGAATTGACGGAAAACCACGGCGGCATCGCAGGCGTGGAAGCCGACCGAGCGGTCGTGCTTGAAACCAACATCGACGACTCGACCGCCGAACAGCTTGCCGATTGTGCCGAACGTTTGCTTGCAGCGGGCGCGCTCGACGTGTTTCAAACGCCTTGCACGATGAAAAAAGGGCGAGCCGGAATCGTGTTTTCCGTGATCGCACCACCGTCACGCGTAGGCTTGATCGAGCAAATCATCTTCCAGCACACCTCATCGATCGGCATCCGGCGGCACAGCGTTGACCGGCACAAATTGATCCGGCGAAGTGAAACAATCGAAACAAAATATGGTCCCGTTCGAGGTAAGGTGATGACGCTGCCGAGCGGCCAAACGCGTTTGACGATCGAAGACGACGACGCACGCGCTCTCGCATCCGCCAATCAAACCACGACGACTGAAATACGCCGCGAAGCGACTCAGGTTTGGATGCAAAGCTAG
- a CDS encoding DUF4430 domain-containing protein, with product MRLVTLAFLALISAMAVTGCQQQPAPIAVDAAKGTVTIEIVSADGTKTYTVDDVSDGSTLEQVMRSAKDFPAEISGSGTTAFVSSIDGLSTSASEGWTYKIDDEFIHEGVGVTTLSPPTTVTWKFTGWDSE from the coding sequence ATGCGACTCGTAACTTTGGCATTTCTTGCCCTGATCTCTGCGATGGCGGTGACTGGCTGCCAGCAACAGCCCGCCCCGATTGCGGTGGATGCAGCCAAGGGAACCGTCACGATCGAGATTGTCTCGGCTGATGGAACCAAGACTTATACCGTCGATGACGTATCCGACGGTTCGACGTTGGAACAGGTGATGCGGTCCGCAAAAGACTTTCCTGCCGAAATCTCGGGCAGCGGAACGACAGCGTTTGTCAGCAGCATTGATGGCCTGTCGACATCAGCAAGCGAAGGATGGACCTACAAGATCGATGACGAATTCATTCACGAGGGCGTCGGTGTTACGACGTTGTCGCCGCCCACGACGGTGACGTGGAAGTTTACCGGCTGGGACAGCGAATGA
- the ykgO gene encoding type B 50S ribosomal protein L36 produces the protein MKVVSSIGALKYRHPDCQVVKRRGRIYVICKSNPKFKVRQGGAKVKKARR, from the coding sequence ATGAAAGTTGTCAGCAGCATTGGTGCCCTGAAGTACCGCCATCCTGATTGCCAGGTGGTTAAGCGCCGTGGGCGGATCTATGTGATCTGCAAAAGCAATCCAAAGTTCAAAGTCCGCCAAGGTGGGGCGAAGGTCAAGAAGGCTCGTCGTTAG
- the lnt gene encoding apolipoprotein N-acyltransferase has translation MIMQFLSDRPSEMQSCDHSLRDENRDESQFANPTHLAKHWRATAASAVAIAGTGILIGLPWLFQSCFLLGMIGYTCLIMRAAEQSPLRAASESFACGLIALAIAFHWASNSIFGTTHLSYTMSILVFIGLIVWEAIAFGLLGLASCMLRSKGPRWLWLLVPIWVTIETHWPRIFSWATAHAYLGFPPILQIAEIAGTAGVTAIALMGSVALARYWRFRSSAQAMGEAALAFTMILICCGWGVYAFASWQERIGAASTLRIAAIQVDPTYVESLGKMQQLSDHVSGAADLVLWPESTLGNYSVSLDHFGDEDFTVANSEMPNPALLPYPDLHCDLLAGGKTYEVGQRDQGVYKNTAFLIDRQQSIIGRYVKRSLMPIGEYVPGETWFPVLRDWAAVSDKIVCGTSNMPLELSHGQRVGMLVCYEDMVADNAASSVREGAEVLVALANGSAFKDPDTLRQHLKLAQLRSIENRRAMIRCAATGVTCLIQPDGTITDELPIGEDGVLCKSVPLFDDTTFYTRNGNWVAESATWITLALVPFLLFRGLAPPDSPWSVGH, from the coding sequence ATGATCATGCAGTTTTTGTCGGATCGTCCGAGCGAAATGCAGAGTTGCGATCATTCGCTTCGAGACGAAAATCGAGACGAAAGTCAATTCGCAAATCCAACCCATCTAGCGAAGCATTGGCGGGCGACCGCTGCGAGTGCGGTGGCCATCGCCGGAACCGGAATACTGATCGGTTTGCCGTGGCTGTTCCAGTCATGCTTTTTGCTAGGGATGATTGGATACACCTGCTTGATCATGCGTGCGGCAGAGCAGTCGCCTTTGCGAGCTGCTAGTGAATCGTTCGCTTGCGGTTTGATTGCCTTGGCGATTGCGTTTCACTGGGCGTCGAATTCGATTTTTGGCACCACGCATCTCAGTTACACAATGTCGATCTTGGTTTTCATCGGACTGATCGTTTGGGAGGCGATTGCGTTTGGTTTGCTTGGGTTGGCTTCTTGTATGCTTCGGTCGAAGGGGCCACGGTGGTTGTGGTTGTTGGTTCCTATTTGGGTAACGATTGAAACGCATTGGCCACGAATTTTTAGTTGGGCCACAGCGCATGCTTACCTCGGTTTTCCTCCGATCCTGCAGATTGCAGAAATCGCTGGTACCGCTGGCGTCACTGCTATCGCACTGATGGGGTCTGTCGCGCTGGCGCGTTACTGGCGATTTCGCAGCTCGGCCCAGGCGATGGGCGAGGCTGCGTTGGCGTTCACGATGATCCTGATTTGTTGTGGCTGGGGAGTTTACGCGTTTGCAAGCTGGCAAGAACGAATTGGCGCGGCCAGCACGCTTCGCATTGCCGCGATTCAGGTTGATCCGACTTATGTGGAATCGCTCGGCAAGATGCAGCAGCTTTCCGATCATGTGTCAGGGGCCGCAGACCTTGTGCTTTGGCCGGAATCAACACTAGGAAACTACAGCGTCTCACTTGATCATTTCGGTGATGAGGATTTCACAGTCGCAAACTCGGAAATGCCGAATCCTGCACTTTTACCATACCCCGATCTTCACTGTGACTTGCTTGCCGGAGGCAAAACGTATGAAGTTGGGCAACGCGACCAGGGCGTTTACAAAAACACGGCGTTCTTAATTGATAGGCAGCAATCAATCATCGGACGGTACGTGAAGCGATCGCTGATGCCGATTGGCGAATACGTACCCGGTGAAACGTGGTTTCCGGTGCTTCGCGATTGGGCTGCAGTGAGCGACAAAATCGTCTGTGGCACCAGCAACATGCCGCTCGAACTGTCGCATGGTCAGCGAGTCGGAATGTTGGTGTGCTACGAGGACATGGTTGCCGACAATGCTGCGTCAAGTGTGCGAGAAGGCGCGGAGGTGTTGGTGGCGTTAGCCAACGGATCCGCCTTCAAGGATCCAGATACTCTGCGACAGCATTTGAAGCTGGCTCAATTACGATCGATTGAGAATCGTCGTGCGATGATTCGATGTGCGGCCACTGGCGTGACCTGTTTGATCCAGCCTGATGGAACGATCACCGACGAACTGCCGATCGGCGAGGACGGCGTTCTTTGCAAAAGTGTTCCGCTTTTCGACGATACGACTTTCTACACAAGGAACGGGAACTGGGTCGCAGAATCCGCGACATGGATCACGTTGGCACTAGTGCCGTTTCTTTTGTTTCGCGGATTGGCACCGCCCGATTCGCCGTGGTCGGTCGGACATTAG
- a CDS encoding C45 family autoproteolytic acyltransferase/hydolase, which translates to MSVIFQAVSESTPGPKWQSFFERLWPSYHLWFLKQGDQARPTYLACETAMKKHLPELLPLYFQLVELGGGSDAAARFLSLYCPTPYMSGCSQAVWTRDESFLIRNYDYSSKLWEATLLRTCWNGKQVMAMSDCAWGVLDGMNEDGLAVSLAFGGRRTLGVGFGIPLVLRYILEFCDTTAQATDVLRRVPSHMAYNVTVLDRKGAHATVFVSPDRDIVVSRRKLATNHQGTVDWPEHERATASLDRAHVLSVRLQDPNETHERFVSRFLEPPLYQFNHQAGWGTLYTTTYNPARGVFTCRWPGYCLERTFENFAEQAVSLRFT; encoded by the coding sequence GTGTCTGTCATCTTTCAAGCCGTTTCGGAGTCGACGCCGGGACCAAAATGGCAATCCTTCTTCGAACGTCTTTGGCCGTCCTATCACCTGTGGTTTCTCAAACAAGGTGATCAGGCGCGCCCCACGTATTTGGCCTGCGAAACGGCGATGAAGAAGCATTTGCCCGAGTTGCTGCCGCTGTACTTTCAGTTAGTGGAACTCGGCGGCGGTTCGGACGCGGCTGCTCGGTTCCTAAGTTTGTACTGCCCGACGCCCTACATGTCCGGATGTTCGCAAGCGGTTTGGACTCGCGACGAATCGTTTTTGATCCGCAACTACGATTACAGTTCCAAGCTCTGGGAAGCGACGTTGCTGCGGACATGTTGGAACGGCAAGCAAGTGATGGCGATGAGCGATTGTGCCTGGGGTGTGCTCGACGGCATGAACGAAGACGGCTTGGCTGTTTCGTTGGCGTTCGGCGGACGCAGAACATTAGGAGTCGGATTCGGTATCCCACTGGTTCTGCGATACATTCTGGAATTCTGCGACACGACGGCTCAAGCCACCGACGTTCTGCGACGAGTACCAAGCCACATGGCGTACAACGTCACGGTCCTGGATCGCAAAGGTGCGCACGCAACCGTGTTTGTTTCACCCGATCGCGATATCGTGGTTTCACGCCGCAAGCTAGCGACCAACCATCAAGGCACCGTCGATTGGCCCGAGCATGAACGGGCAACCGCCAGCCTGGATCGCGCCCACGTGCTTTCGGTTCGACTGCAGGATCCCAATGAAACGCATGAGCGATTTGTATCACGATTCCTAGAACCGCCCTTATACCAATTCAATCATCAAGCCGGCTGGGGCACGCTTTACACGACAACCTACAATCCGGCCCGCGGCGTCTTCACCTGCCGATGGCCCGGATACTGCCTCGAACGGACATTCGAAAATTTCGCCGAACAAGCCGTCTCGCTTCGCTTTACTTAA
- a CDS encoding DUF1559 domain-containing protein produces MLSASRFRVFRLLHQQSDRNAAFTLVELLVVISIIGILMGLTLNGVQAARESARKVHCSGNLRQQALALHNFHVTHKTLPLGNDRLNYRDHSWASAILSQIEQNAIADQWDFSVPWNHALRNAELAKKSIPLLRCPSSIVDLPGDTDYAGVAGSLLADFGSVLAHGPNNGVLIASTPRRLNPISLPEIFDGTSHTLLLAEVVDRDAAEHGLWADGANVITQDNGGINVANSGEVFSRHPGGAFVVASDGAIRFLTESISLDVLGALCSRDGREIIPEDFTD; encoded by the coding sequence ATGCTGTCCGCTAGCAGATTTCGAGTTTTCCGCTTGCTTCACCAGCAAAGTGATCGTAACGCGGCGTTTACTTTGGTCGAGTTGCTGGTTGTCATCTCGATCATTGGCATCCTGATGGGTTTGACACTCAATGGTGTCCAAGCTGCTCGCGAGTCGGCACGCAAAGTTCACTGCTCTGGCAATTTACGTCAACAAGCTTTGGCGCTGCACAATTTTCACGTGACTCACAAAACGTTGCCTCTAGGTAATGACCGCTTGAACTATCGCGATCACTCTTGGGCGTCAGCAATTCTTAGTCAGATTGAACAGAATGCGATCGCCGACCAGTGGGACTTCTCGGTTCCTTGGAATCACGCCCTACGCAATGCTGAGTTGGCCAAGAAATCGATTCCGTTGCTTCGGTGCCCATCGTCGATCGTTGATTTGCCCGGCGACACGGATTACGCGGGTGTCGCCGGAAGTTTGCTCGCCGACTTTGGATCAGTCCTTGCCCACGGTCCGAACAACGGCGTGTTGATCGCCTCGACGCCACGTCGACTCAATCCCATAAGTCTGCCCGAGATTTTTGACGGTACAAGCCACACTCTTCTGTTGGCTGAGGTCGTTGACCGTGATGCAGCCGAGCATGGTTTGTGGGCTGACGGAGCAAACGTCATCACCCAGGACAACGGAGGCATCAACGTTGCAAATTCGGGTGAAGTATTTAGCCGCCATCCCGGCGGAGCTTTTGTAGTCGCCTCTGATGGTGCGATTCGGTTTTTGACTGAGTCGATATCGCTTGATGTCCTAGGAGCTTTGTGCTCTCGAGATGGTCGTGAAATCATCCCAGAAGACTTCACTGACTGA
- a CDS encoding calcium/sodium antiporter — MRFRSLSFTENMLVALSIVAGLILLVVGGELLVRGAASLASAFKISPLVIGLTVVAFGTSAPELGVSLQASFSGNGDVAVGNVVGSNIINVLLILGVASLVAPLVVSSQLIRKDVPLMIAASLAAWWMASDGMIVRWEGGVLFLALLAYIAFSVVASRKESKLVQEEYEDYTHSLTSKKDVVLQLAYLIGGLALLGVGSNLLVNGATKVAVALGVSQLVIGLTVVAIGTSLPEMVTSVVASYRGQRDIAVGNVVGSNLFNILCVLGLTAVVSPKPIPVAPSAIDFDIPCMVAVAVICFPVFATGNLVRRWEGALFVIFYIAYTVVTVLAAKGSPLIGPLGTLTTCGVLPLTLLTFAATLLIGRKKN; from the coding sequence ATGCGTTTCCGTTCACTTTCGTTTACTGAGAATATGTTGGTTGCTCTAAGCATCGTCGCTGGCCTGATTCTGTTGGTTGTCGGCGGTGAATTGTTGGTTCGCGGTGCTGCGTCGCTGGCGTCTGCTTTCAAGATCTCGCCCCTGGTCATCGGGCTGACGGTCGTTGCATTTGGCACCAGTGCCCCCGAGTTGGGGGTCAGCCTGCAGGCATCGTTTTCGGGCAACGGCGATGTTGCGGTCGGCAACGTCGTGGGCAGCAATATCATCAACGTGTTGTTGATTCTGGGCGTCGCGTCGTTGGTGGCGCCGTTGGTCGTGTCGAGCCAATTGATTCGCAAAGATGTTCCATTGATGATCGCGGCGTCCCTCGCTGCATGGTGGATGGCGAGCGATGGAATGATCGTGCGGTGGGAAGGTGGCGTCTTGTTTTTGGCACTGTTGGCGTACATCGCGTTTAGCGTCGTCGCCAGCCGAAAAGAGAGCAAGCTGGTTCAAGAAGAGTACGAAGATTACACGCATTCGTTGACGTCGAAGAAAGATGTTGTTCTGCAGTTGGCGTATTTGATCGGCGGGCTTGCGCTGTTGGGCGTCGGATCGAACCTATTAGTCAACGGTGCGACGAAGGTTGCGGTTGCGCTGGGCGTTAGCCAGTTAGTGATCGGTTTGACAGTCGTGGCGATCGGCACTTCGCTGCCCGAGATGGTCACGTCGGTCGTGGCAAGCTATCGGGGACAACGTGATATCGCCGTTGGAAATGTCGTCGGCAGCAACTTGTTCAATATCCTCTGCGTGCTGGGCCTGACCGCCGTTGTGTCGCCTAAACCGATTCCCGTTGCACCTTCGGCAATCGATTTTGACATTCCCTGCATGGTTGCAGTCGCGGTGATTTGTTTCCCTGTCTTTGCCACGGGCAATCTGGTTCGACGCTGGGAAGGCGCATTGTTCGTGATTTTTTACATCGCCTACACCGTCGTCACAGTCTTGGCGGCGAAAGGTTCGCCGTTGATTGGACCGCTGGGAACCTTGACCACGTGCGGCGTGTTGCCGCTGACGTTGTTAACCTTTGCCGCAACATTGCTGATCGGCCGAAAGAAAAATTAG
- a CDS encoding biotin carboxylase — MTTNTKRVLKGIPDIRLHFHRNETPIYFISATNFNLMGIDEWVRNFRYITYIDCFDGQHPHVISPSEIPHRPFTSIEDVNNYLLEHKEVVDLIRRRSKNGKGGKAVFLFFDEQTEALCEQLGLEVCFPSAQLRTEIDNKIMTTRIGDRAGIASVPNVLAKVESYSQMRELTGHLGNDLVIQTAFGDSGHTTFFISSEEDWNKHADEIVADPEVKIMKRIRCRGAAQEACVTRHGTIVGPMMTELVGFKELTPYRGGWCGNEVLAESFSQDVRAKACDMTFRFGEELRKMGYRGYFELDFLRDLDSDELYLGEVNPRVTGASAMTNLAAFAHADAPLFLFHLLEWADVDFELDVAELNARWSDPDNIDSWGQLVIKHTADTVELITETPQTGIWKLHENGNVEYLRMQTHRRTVESEQEAFFLRIAKPGDYKYEGADLGILITPGRLMTEDFELNDRAKAWTKGIIGEFKSRAIQPAEAEVATEIAEVANFKMM; from the coding sequence ATGACAACGAATACCAAACGCGTACTGAAAGGCATCCCAGATATCCGTCTGCACTTTCATCGTAACGAAACGCCAATTTACTTCATCAGCGCCACGAATTTCAATTTGATGGGCATCGATGAATGGGTCCGCAACTTTCGATACATCACCTATATCGATTGCTTTGATGGACAGCACCCGCACGTCATTTCACCATCCGAGATCCCTCACCGACCGTTCACGTCGATCGAAGATGTCAACAACTACTTGCTTGAACACAAAGAAGTGGTCGACCTGATTCGCCGACGGTCCAAAAACGGAAAGGGTGGCAAAGCTGTTTTCTTATTCTTTGATGAACAGACCGAAGCGTTGTGTGAGCAACTGGGGTTGGAAGTGTGTTTCCCGTCGGCCCAACTGCGTACGGAAATCGACAACAAGATCATGACGACACGGATCGGCGATCGCGCGGGAATCGCCAGCGTTCCCAACGTGCTGGCCAAAGTCGAAAGTTACTCGCAAATGCGAGAACTGACCGGTCACCTGGGCAACGACTTAGTGATTCAAACGGCATTCGGCGACAGTGGCCACACCACATTCTTCATCTCCAGCGAGGAGGACTGGAACAAGCACGCCGACGAAATCGTTGCAGACCCCGAAGTCAAAATCATGAAACGGATTCGTTGTCGCGGTGCGGCACAAGAAGCCTGTGTGACGCGGCACGGTACGATCGTTGGGCCAATGATGACTGAATTGGTGGGCTTCAAAGAATTGACGCCTTATCGTGGCGGTTGGTGCGGGAACGAAGTTTTGGCGGAATCATTTTCCCAGGACGTTCGCGCCAAGGCTTGTGATATGACGTTTCGCTTTGGCGAAGAGCTTCGCAAAATGGGATATCGCGGTTACTTCGAACTCGACTTTCTACGCGACCTCGATTCGGACGAACTTTACCTTGGCGAAGTCAATCCGCGAGTCACCGGCGCTAGCGCGATGACAAACTTAGCGGCGTTTGCACATGCGGACGCACCACTGTTCCTGTTCCACTTGCTTGAATGGGCGGACGTTGATTTTGAACTCGACGTCGCCGAACTCAATGCACGCTGGTCCGATCCCGACAACATCGATAGCTGGGGTCAACTGGTCATCAAACACACTGCGGACACCGTCGAACTGATCACCGAGACGCCGCAGACGGGCATTTGGAAATTGCATGAAAATGGCAACGTCGAATACCTTCGCATGCAAACTCACCGGCGCACAGTCGAATCGGAACAGGAAGCTTTCTTCTTGCGAATCGCCAAGCCGGGTGATTACAAGTACGAAGGTGCGGATCTTGGCATCCTGATCACGCCAGGCCGATTGATGACCGAAGATTTCGAACTTAACGATCGAGCGAAAGCCTGGACCAAAGGTATCATCGGCGAGTTCAAATCACGAGCCATCCAACCAGCAGAGGCCGAAGTGGCCACGGAAATTGCTGAAGTCGCTAACTTCAAGATGATGTAA
- the upp gene encoding uracil phosphoribosyltransferase encodes MSCVTKVKHPLIQHHLCTVRDKQTRSSEFRAAIGRLAVLVGMRATEDLPLTPVKIQTPICEADCQRIDVRVELVPILRAGLGMVEPLQGLLPDAAVWHLGLFRNEETAEPVGYYDKLPKSGAPNVALVLDPMLATGGSVEMVIERLMSWGVPDIRVLSIIAAQAGVDRVASHFPDVKVFVAEIDPDLNEQSFIVPGLGDAGDRIFDTPQHG; translated from the coding sequence GTGAGCTGCGTCACAAAAGTCAAACATCCGCTAATCCAGCATCATCTCTGTACCGTTCGCGATAAGCAAACTCGTTCGAGTGAGTTCCGGGCGGCGATAGGTCGCCTGGCTGTCTTGGTCGGAATGCGAGCGACCGAAGATCTTCCGCTGACGCCGGTAAAGATTCAAACGCCGATTTGCGAAGCTGATTGCCAGCGGATCGATGTGCGAGTCGAGCTGGTCCCGATTCTGCGAGCGGGCCTTGGGATGGTCGAGCCGCTGCAAGGACTGCTTCCCGACGCAGCCGTTTGGCATCTCGGTTTGTTTCGTAACGAAGAGACCGCCGAACCAGTGGGCTATTACGACAAGTTGCCTAAGTCCGGCGCGCCGAATGTCGCGTTGGTTTTGGATCCGATGTTGGCGACCGGCGGTAGCGTTGAAATGGTGATTGAGCGATTGATGAGCTGGGGCGTGCCGGACATTCGGGTGCTTAGCATCATCGCCGCCCAGGCCGGAGTCGACCGAGTCGCAAGTCACTTTCCGGACGTTAAGGTTTTTGTCGCTGAGATCGATCCGGACCTGAACGAACAATCATTCATCGTGCCGGGGCTTGGTGATGCTGGTGATCGAATCTTTGACACGCCCCAACACGGCTAA